A stretch of Henckelia pumila isolate YLH828 chromosome 4, ASM3356847v2, whole genome shotgun sequence DNA encodes these proteins:
- the LOC140863575 gene encoding sec1 family domain-containing protein MIP3: MASVDVIKCCLDSIRQISDDIKDAIVYLDAGSAESFQFLGAFPLFLELGAVSVCSLENISSLDKAVGWSTNSDPAKKVVVFTSRLLSDAHRYIIRCLSTLPNVRGCAIYTSISEVSHSAYPDSPLGPDAFHEYESLLVQDYEEVVKKQEIKSHVTGEYNLKESTASEDEGWSQLTSMEADATGFDGTSTKIPQQDPSIACSDNISQKLMVSVHHFPLILCALSPRVFVLPSEGFVAEGFLSSEHENSISSGLPPLSTGKPSDTEDVSPGVTLTAQFLYHLALKMDLKLEIFSLGDLSKNVGKLLTDMSSLYDVGRRKRSAGLLLVDRTLDLLTPCCHGDSLVDRMFSSLPRRERTTSLTQMKGSLSHLKNGPVRLERAPLDVQIPLEKIIGEDESKSNFQLLETIEAFLHGWNTGDSDAQIVELMKLSRKLNDKSDLLQGSLVSTENFRGAPYLEAILDRRTKDGAMLIKKWLQESLRRENISLDVRIRPGFATKSELQPLAKALAKRQSCFVKNKGMIQIAAAALNALDEVNSSYWDALNSAEKILHVNAADTIQSLAAQISDLINKTVLDGSRLQNRSNTEKPKGLITLPNALLLTVIGYLLAGENFPTSGSGGPFSWQEEHFMKEAIVDAILENPVVSKLKFLQGLSEELEANFNKMKFDKKKEGSSAQLDSVDFDDDQWDSWGEDDNDAEKDAGREPAYGDMQLKLELRDRVDNLFKFLHKLSSMRRNSPLNELMLALESKHSDDSYPTKGLLYKIITSALEKREIPGLEYHSSTVGRLFKSGFGRFGLGQAKPSLAEQNVILIFVIGGINAVEVREVQEALTESSRPDIELVVGGTTFLTPNNMCELLLGDYSYI; the protein is encoded by the exons ATGGCTTCAGTCGATGTGATCAAATGTTGCCTTGATTCCATCAGACAA ATTTCAGATGACATTAAAGATGCAATTGTGTACTTGGATGCTGGTAGTGCAGAGAGTTTCCAGTTTCTCGGGGCATTCCCCTTGTTTCTTGAGCTCGGTGCAGTTTCTGTATGCAGCTTGGAGAACATTTCTTCTCTTGATAAG GCTGTTGGCTGGAGTACCAATTCTGATCCTGCAAAGAAAGTTGTGGTGTTTACTTCACGGCTTTTAAGTGATGCACATCGTTATATAATACGTTGCCTGAGTACACTTCCAAACGTTCGTGGATGTGCTATTTATACGTCCATTTCAGAG GTGTCACACTCAGCATATCCTGATTCGCCTCTTGGTCCGGATGCTTTCCATGAGTATGAATCTTTACTTGTCCAGGATTATGAGGAGGTTGTTAAGAAACAAGAAATAAAATCCCATGTGACTGGTGAATACAATCTCAAGGAAAGTACTGCCTCTGAAGATGAAGGATGGTCACAATTAACTTCAATGGAAGCTGATGCTACTGGATTTGATGGCACAAGTACAAAAATTCCACAGCAAGATCCCTCCATTGCCTGCTCAGATAATATCAGTCAAAAGTTGATGGTTTCAGTGCATCACTTCCCTTTGATTTTATGTGCATTGTCTCCCAGAGTCTTTGTCTTACCTTCAGAAGGATTTGTTGCTGAAGGTTTCTTATCTTCTGAGCATGAAAATTCTATTAGCTCTGGATTGCCTCCATTAAGTACTGGGAAGCCATCTGACACTGAGGATGTTAGTCCTGGGGTGACTCTCACAGCTCAATTTCTTTATCATTTGGCGTTAAAG ATGGATCTGAaacttgaaatattttctcTGGGTGATCTGTCGAAAAACGTTGGGAAGTTGCTGACTGACATGTCTAGTCTTTATGACGTCGGTCGCCGTAAAAGATCAGCAGGGCTACTGCTTGTCGACCGCACGCTTGATCTTCTTACACCATGCTGTCATGGGGATTCACTTGTGGATCGGATGTTTTCTTCACTTCCTCGTAGAGAACGCACAACGTCCTTAACTCAGATGAAAGGGTCCCTTAGCCACTTAAAAAATGGCCCGGTTAGACTGGAACGAGCTCCTCTCGATGTGCAGATTCCACTTGAAAAAATTATTGGTGAAGATGAGTCGAAGAGTAATTTTCAGCTTTTGGAAACCATAGAAGCATTTTTGCATGGGTGGAATACCGGCGACTCAGATGCTCAAATTGTTGAGTTGATGAAGCTCAGCAGGAAACTGAATGATAAAAGTGACCTTCTGCAAGGGTCCCTTGTCTCTACTGAAAATTTTCGTGGAGCACCTTATCTGGAAGCAATTCTGGACCGGAGGACGAAAGATGGGGCCATGTTGATAAAGAAATGGCTTCAAGAAAGTTTACGGCGGGAAAATATATCTTTGGATGTGAGGATTCGTCCTGGTTTTGCTACCAAATCAGAGTTACAACCATTGGCTAAGGCACTGGCCAAAAGACAATCTTGCTTTGTTAAAAATAAAGGAATGATTCAGATAGCGGCGGCTGCATTAAATGCTTTAGATGAGGTGAATTCTTCTTACTGGGATGCATTGAACAGTGCTGAGAAGATACTACATGTAAATGCGGCGGACACAATCCAGAGCCTTGCTGCTCAAATTAGTGACCTCATTAATAAGACTGTTTTAGACGGTTCGCGATTGCAAAACCGCAGTAACACGGAGAAGCCAAAGGGGTTAATTACTCTTCCAAATGCTCTGCTTCTGACAGTTATTGGGTATTTATTGGCCGGCGAGAATTTCCCAACTTCTGGTTCTGGTGGTCCATTTTCATGGCAAGAGGAACATTTCATGAAAGAAGCTATTGTTGATGCTATTTTAGAAAACCCAGTTGTCTCAAAACTAAAGTTTCTCCAGGGCTTATCGGAAGAGCTTGaggcaaacttcaacaagatgAAATTTGACAAGAAGAAGGAAGGTTCGTCTGCTCAACTGGATAGTGTTGATTTTGATGACGATCAGTGGGATAGTTGGGGAGAGGATGATAATGATGCTGAAAAAGACGCAGGCAGAGAGCCAGCTTATGGTGACATGCAGCTAAAGTTAGAGCTTCGAGATCGGgtggataatctttttaaattCCTTCACAAGCTATCTAGCATGAGGAGAAATTCCCCTCTGAACGAGTTGATGTTGGCGTTGGAAAGTAAACACAGTGATGACTCATATCCAACCAAAGGTTTGCTCTATAAAATTATAACAAGTGCGTTGGAAAAGCGTGAAATACCCGGGCTAGAATACCATTCGTCTACCGTGGGGCGCCTCTTTAAAAGTGGATTCGGAAGGTTTGGCCTTGGACAG GCTAAACCAAGTCTGGCGGAGCAAAATGTCATTCTAATTTTTGTAATTGGGGGTATCAACGCAGTTGAG GTGAGGGAAGTGCAGGAAGCATTGACTGAGAGCAGTAGGCCTGATATCGAATTAGTTGTTGGCGGAACAACTTTTCTTACCCCGAACAACATGTGTGAATTACTCTTGGGGGATTACAGCTATATATAG
- the LOC140865337 gene encoding phospholipase A1-IIdelta: protein MAEEPSWEQLLGSKKWEGLLDPLDLSLRRLILRCGDFIQGTYDAFNNDANSKYAGSSRYGKKSFFQKVMLESASDYQVSCFLYATARVSAVKALFLHSMSREAWDRESNWIGYIAVTTDEVSQALGRREIYVVWRGTTRSYEWIDVFGARPESAKQLLRPRTWEKKDVDSSSSSDSDGDDEKVPKVMKGWLTIYVSNDPNSSFTKLSARTQVLKKVEELRNQYKNESLSITLTGHSLGACLAILAAFDIVENGVHNIPVSAIVFGCPQVGNKAFVERVNRYPNLNVLHVRNKIDLIPMYPSSLLRYKNTGIELEIDNRKSPSLKDSKNPSDWHNLQAMLHVVAGWNGADGEFELKVKRSLGLVNKSSAILKDEYLIPGSWWVEKNRGMVLDENGDWVLTPPSEEDQPVPEF from the exons ATGGCAGAAGAACCTTCATGGGAACAACTGTTGGGCAGCAAGAAGTGGGAGGGCCTTCTCGACCCATTGGATCTCAGCCTCCGCCGCCTGATCCTCCGCTGCGGCGACTTCATCCAGGGGACCTACGACGCCTTCAATAACGACGCCAACTCCAAGTACGCCGGCAGCAGCAGGTATGGCAAGAAATCTTTCTTTCAAAAGGTAATGCTCGAGTCGGCTTCCGATTATCAGGTCTCCTGTTTCCTTTACGCCACCGCGAGGGTCAGCGCCGTCAAGGCGCTGTTTCTGCATTCCATGTCGCGCGAGGCTTGGGACAGGGAATCCAACTGGATTGGCTACATTGCTGTCACCACTGACGAAGTTAGCCAAGCCTTGGGCCGCCGCGAGATCTACGTTGTTTGGCGGGGCACCACCAGAAGTTATGAGTGGATCGACGTATTCGGCGCCAG ACCTGAGTCTGCGAAGCAGTTGCTGCGTCCAAGAACATGGGAGAAAAAAGATGTAGATAGCAGCAGCAGTAGTGATAGTGATggagatgatgaaaaagtgCCTAAAGTTATGAAGGGTTGGCTCACTATCTACGTCTCGAATGATCCGAATTCGTCCTTCACCAAACTGAGCGCAAGAACTCAGGTTCTGAAAAAGGTAGAAGAGTTGAGAAACCAGTATAAAAACGAAAGCTTGAGCATAACACTAACAGGGCACAGTCTCGGCGCTTGTTTAGCAATATTAGCTGCTTTCGACATAGTCGAAAACGGGGTTCACAATATCCCTGTTTCGGCTATTGTGTTCGGATGCCCACAAGTAGGGAACAAGGCTTTTGTCGAGAGAGTGAATCGGTATCCGAATCTGAACGTTTTGCATGTCAGGAACAAAATCGATTTGATTCCAATGTATCCTAGTTCTTTGCTGAGGTACAAGAACACTGGAATTGAGCTGGAGATTGATAACAGAAAATCTCCGAGCTTGAAGGATTCGAAGAACCCGAGCGATTGGCATAATCTGCAGGCGATGCTGCACGTTGTGGCGGGTTGGAACGGCGCGGACGGGGAGTTCGAATTGAAGGTGAAGAGGAGCTTAGGATTGGTGAACAAGTCGAGCGCGATTCTGAAGGATGAGTATTTGATTCCGGGTTCTTGGTGGGTTGAGAAGAACAGAGGAATGGTTCTTGACGAGAATGGAGATTGGGTTTTGACACCACCTTCTGAGGAGGATCAACCCGTGCCTGAATTCTAA
- the LOC140863576 gene encoding shaggy-related protein kinase eta isoform X2 — MFYVGVLGSKFENFCWISGKRECWDMSSALVDGNDPLTGHIISTTIGGKNGEPKRTISYMAERVVGTGSFGIVFQAKCLETGETVAIKKVLQDKRYKNRELQLMRLMDHPNVISLKHCFFSTTTRDELFLNLVMDYVPETMYKVLKHYSNANQRMPLVYVKLYTYQLFRGLAYMHSVAGVCHRDIKPQNILVDPLTHQVKICDFGSAKALVKGEANIAYICSRYYRAPELIFGATEYSTSIDIWSAGCVLAELLLGQPLFPGENAVDQLVEIIKVLGTPTREEIRCMNPNYTDFRFPQIKAHPWHKVFHKRMPPEAIDLTSRLLQYSPSLRCTAIEACAHPFFNELRELNARLPNGRPFPPLFNFKQELSGASPELISKLIPEHIWRQASLSLPFPHPAAT; from the exons ATGTTTTACGTGGGTGTTCTGGGTTCTAAGTTTGAGAATTTCTGCTGGATTTCTGGAAAGAGAGAGTGTTGG GATATGTCTTCCGCATTAGTTGATGGAAATGATCCGCTGACTGGTCACATAATTTCTACTACGATAGGAGGCAAAAATGGAGAGCCCAAAAGG ACAATTAGTTACATGGCAGAGCGTGTCGTGGGTACTGGATCATTCGGTATTGTTTTCCAG GCGAAGTGCTTGGAGACCGGAGAGACAGTGGCCATAAAGAAGGTTTTACAAGATAAGCGATATAAAAATCGTGAGCTGCAGTTAATGCGGTTGATGGATCATCCAAATGTGATTTCGCTGAAGCACTGCTTCTTTTCCACAACAACCAGAGATGAACTTTTCCTGAATTTGGTAATGGATTATGTCCCTGAGACTATGTACAAGGTTTTAAAGCATTATAGCAATGCAAATCAAAGGATGCCACTCGTCTATGTGAAACTCTACACTTATCAG TTATTTAGGGGGCTTGCGTATATGCATAGTGTTGCTGGGGTTTGCCATCGCGATATAAAACCTCAAAATATTTTG GTTGATCCTCTTACCCACCAAGTCAAGATTTGTGACTTTGGAAGTGCAAAAGCTCTT GTGAAGGGTGAAGCTAACATAGCCTACATTTGCTCTCGTTACTATCGTGCTCCAGAACTCATATTTGGTGCAACAGAATATTCAACATCAATTGATATTTGGTCAGCTGGTTGTGTTCTTGCTGAGCTGCTTCTGGGCCAG CCTCTTTTTCCTGGAGAAAATGCTGTCGATCAGCTCGTAGAGATTATCAAG GTTCTTGGTACTCCAACCCGAGAAGAAATACGGTGTATGAATCCAAATTACACTGATTTCCGGTTTCCCCAAATTAAAGCCCATCCATGGCACAAA GTTTTCCATAAGCGGATGCCTCCTGAGGCCATTGATCTTACTTCTCGACTACTTCAATACTCACCAAGCCTTCGATGCACAGCT ATAGAAGCATGTGCCCACCCTTTCTTTAATGAGCTTCGGGAACTCAATGCTCGTCTGCCAAATGGTCGCCCTTTCCCCCCTCTTTTTAACTTTAAACAGGAA TTATCTGGAGCATCTCCGGAGTTGATCAGCAAGTTGATACCAGAGCATATTTGGCGGCAAGCCAGTCTGAGTCTTCCTTTCCCCCATCCTGCTGCAACGTGA
- the LOC140863576 gene encoding shaggy-related protein kinase eta isoform X1: MDSLPVEHPHNPPPDHHHHHPYHHLDQAQPPLATAGKHAMETDKDMSSALVDGNDPLTGHIISTTIGGKNGEPKRTISYMAERVVGTGSFGIVFQAKCLETGETVAIKKVLQDKRYKNRELQLMRLMDHPNVISLKHCFFSTTTRDELFLNLVMDYVPETMYKVLKHYSNANQRMPLVYVKLYTYQLFRGLAYMHSVAGVCHRDIKPQNILVDPLTHQVKICDFGSAKALVKGEANIAYICSRYYRAPELIFGATEYSTSIDIWSAGCVLAELLLGQPLFPGENAVDQLVEIIKVLGTPTREEIRCMNPNYTDFRFPQIKAHPWHKVFHKRMPPEAIDLTSRLLQYSPSLRCTAIEACAHPFFNELRELNARLPNGRPFPPLFNFKQELSGASPELISKLIPEHIWRQASLSLPFPHPAAT; encoded by the exons ATGGATTCGTTGCCGGTAGAGCATCCCCATAATCCGCCACCAGACCACCACCACCATCATCCATATCATCATCTTGACCAAGCTCAGCCACCACTCGCCACCGCCGGCAAGCACGCCATGGAAACCGACAAG GATATGTCTTCCGCATTAGTTGATGGAAATGATCCGCTGACTGGTCACATAATTTCTACTACGATAGGAGGCAAAAATGGAGAGCCCAAAAGG ACAATTAGTTACATGGCAGAGCGTGTCGTGGGTACTGGATCATTCGGTATTGTTTTCCAG GCGAAGTGCTTGGAGACCGGAGAGACAGTGGCCATAAAGAAGGTTTTACAAGATAAGCGATATAAAAATCGTGAGCTGCAGTTAATGCGGTTGATGGATCATCCAAATGTGATTTCGCTGAAGCACTGCTTCTTTTCCACAACAACCAGAGATGAACTTTTCCTGAATTTGGTAATGGATTATGTCCCTGAGACTATGTACAAGGTTTTAAAGCATTATAGCAATGCAAATCAAAGGATGCCACTCGTCTATGTGAAACTCTACACTTATCAG TTATTTAGGGGGCTTGCGTATATGCATAGTGTTGCTGGGGTTTGCCATCGCGATATAAAACCTCAAAATATTTTG GTTGATCCTCTTACCCACCAAGTCAAGATTTGTGACTTTGGAAGTGCAAAAGCTCTT GTGAAGGGTGAAGCTAACATAGCCTACATTTGCTCTCGTTACTATCGTGCTCCAGAACTCATATTTGGTGCAACAGAATATTCAACATCAATTGATATTTGGTCAGCTGGTTGTGTTCTTGCTGAGCTGCTTCTGGGCCAG CCTCTTTTTCCTGGAGAAAATGCTGTCGATCAGCTCGTAGAGATTATCAAG GTTCTTGGTACTCCAACCCGAGAAGAAATACGGTGTATGAATCCAAATTACACTGATTTCCGGTTTCCCCAAATTAAAGCCCATCCATGGCACAAA GTTTTCCATAAGCGGATGCCTCCTGAGGCCATTGATCTTACTTCTCGACTACTTCAATACTCACCAAGCCTTCGATGCACAGCT ATAGAAGCATGTGCCCACCCTTTCTTTAATGAGCTTCGGGAACTCAATGCTCGTCTGCCAAATGGTCGCCCTTTCCCCCCTCTTTTTAACTTTAAACAGGAA TTATCTGGAGCATCTCCGGAGTTGATCAGCAAGTTGATACCAGAGCATATTTGGCGGCAAGCCAGTCTGAGTCTTCCTTTCCCCCATCCTGCTGCAACGTGA
- the LOC140867317 gene encoding phospholipase A1-IIdelta-like, protein MGTELKPTWDQLLGSGDWEGLVEPLHPDLQNIILRCGNFSQATLDAFNNDKDSKYVGSSRYGKEGFFDKVVLDSASDYEVKAFLYSASDLGPLSVFVNHPVAGSWDLYSNFIGFIAVTTDDVSKALGRREIYVAWRGTVTGMEWLNDLDIGLASAKELVPTELDPRKVPKIMNGWLNIYHSKNSDSKFVGLSPREQLQKHIDKLINNDYKENLSIIVTGHSLGASLATLSAFDLVENVINKDIRVAAICSASPHVGDQVFVDRVKSYPNLKVFRTFNAHDAVPSVPQTFLLEYKAVGVELIVDNKISPYLKDDVLKAHDLPGVMHVVAGYKGKDKPFELIEGWSYALANKDSDFLKEEYLIPASWWVEKNKGMVRDPQKGWILVQDEPVPET, encoded by the exons ATGGGTACAGAGCTCAAACCTACATGGGACCAACTTCTGGGGAGCGGTGACTGGGAGGGACTTGTGGAGCCACTGCACCCGGACCTCCAAAACATAATCCTCCGCTGCGGCAACTTCAGCCAAGCAACCCTGGACGCCTTCAACAACGACAAAGACTCCAAGTACGTCGGCAGCAGCAGATATGGCAAAGAAGGTTTTTTTGACAAAGTGGTGCTTGACTCGGCTTCTGATTATGAGGTTAAAGCTTTTCTGTATTCCGCCTCTGATCTCGGCCCTCTGTCGGTGTTTGTAAACCACCCGGTGGCCGGTTCTTGGGACTTGTATTCCAACTTCATCGGCTTCATTGCTGTCACCACCGATGATGTTAGCAAGGCCTTGGGACGCCGCGAAATCTACGTCGCATGGCGTGGTACTGTCACAGGCATGGAGTGGCTCAATGACCTTGATATTGG CCTTGCGTCTGCCAAAGAATTGGTACCTACTGAACTTGACCCAAGAAAGGTGCCTAAAATCATGAATGGTTGGCTAAACATCTACCATTCCAAAAATTCAGATTCGAAATTCGTCGGATTATCTCCAAGAGAACAGCTGCAGAAACATATCGACAAACTGATAAACAACGACTATAAGGAAAACTTGAGCATTATAGTGACAGGGCATAGTCTTGGCGCTAGTTTAGCAACATTATCTGCTTTCGATCTGGTCGAAAATGTGATTAATAAAGATATCCGGGTTGCGGCCATCTGCTCTGCTAGTCCTCATGTGGGGGATCAGGTTTTCGTGGACAGAGTGAAAAGTTATCCAAATCTGAAAGTTTTTCGCACCTTCAACGCACATGATGCAGTTCCTTCGGTTCCACAAACATTTTTATTAGAGTACAAAGCCGTTGGAGTAGAGCTGATAGTTGATAACAAGATATCTCCATATCTGAAGGACGACGTGTTGAAGGCGCATGATTTGCCGGGGGTGATGCACGTGGTGGCGGGTTATAAGGGGAAGGACAAGCCATTTGAATTGATCGAGGGATGGAGCTACGCATTGGCGAATAAGGATAGCGACTTTCTCAAGGAGGAATATTTGATCCCAGCCAGTTGGTGGGTGGAGAAGAACAAAGGGATGGTTCGCGATCCTCAAAAAGGATGGATCTTGGTTCAGGATGAGCCGGTACCGGAAACCTAG